The following are encoded together in the Humulus lupulus chromosome 5, drHumLupu1.1, whole genome shotgun sequence genome:
- the LOC133834420 gene encoding metal-nicotianamine transporter YSL3-like, whose product MENRTKEGLEIEKFKEEDMEGVGHEPEDLNRIAPWTKQITLRGLVASIVIGIIYSVIIMKLKLTIGLVPNLNVSAALLAFVFVKTWTKLLSKAGIASSPFTRQENTIIQTCAVACYGIVVGGGFGSYLLGLNKKTYEQAGVDTEGNTPGSTKEPGIGWMIGFLFVICFVGLLALVPLRKVMIIDYKLSYPSGTATAVLINGFHTPKGDKMAKKQVHGFMRFFSISFLWGFFQWFYSAGEQCGFSQFPTFGLKAWKNSFYFDFSATYVGAGMICSHLVNLSLLLGAVLSWGVMWPLIKGLKGEWFPQNLSESSMKSLNGYKVFISIALILGDGLYNFLKILFFTVISVHTKMKNKTLKTSLNNQNETLDDLKRNELFVRDSIPLWMACVGYSFFALISIIVIPKMFPELKWYYVVIAYILAPALSFCNAYGAGLTDMNMSFNYGKVALFVLASLAGKENGVVAGLVGCGLIKSIVSMSSDLMQDFKTGHLTLTSPRSMLVSQAIGTAIGCVVAPVTFFLFYKAFNVGDPDGEYKAPYAIIYRNMAILGVQGFSALPQHCLQLCFGFFAFAIGANLLRDLSPKNVGKWVPLPMAMAVPFLVGAYFAIDMCVGSLVVFVWQKLDNKNSALMIPAVASGLICGDGLWILPSSILALAKIRPPICMRFLTPN is encoded by the exons ATGGAGAATCGGACTAAGGAAGGGTTAGAGATTGAGAAATTTAAGGAGGAGGATATGGAAGGGGTTGGACATGAGCCAGAGGATTTGAATAGAATTGCACCATGGACCAAACAGATCACCCTTCGTGGGCTCGTGGCCAGCATAGTGATTGGAATCATTTACAGCGTCATAATAATGAAGCTCAAACTCACCATTGGTTTGGTCCCAAATCTCAATGTCTCAGCTGCTCTTCTTGCATTTGTTTTCGTGAAGACATGGACTAAGTTGCTTAGCAAGGCGGGAATTGCGTCATCTCCTTTCACTAGACAAGAGAATACTATAATCCAAACATGTGCAGTTGCATGCTATGGTATTGTTGTTGGAG GTGGGTTTGGATCGTATCTGTTGGGTTTGAACAAGAAAACGTATGAACAAGCAGGAGTTGATACAGAAGGAAACACTCCTGGAAGTACTAAAGAGCCTGGTAttggttggatgattggttttctCTTTGTTATTTGTTTTGTTGGGCTATTAGCTTTGGTGCCTCTCAGAAAG GTTATGATTATAGACTACAAACTATCTTATCCAAGTGGAACTGCTACCGCTGTTCTTATCAATGGTTTTCACACACCTAAAGGAGACAAAATGGCTAA AAAACAGGTTCATGGGTTCATGAGATTCTTCTCCATTAGTTTCCTCTGGGGTTTCTTTCAGTGGTTTTATTCAGCTGGAGAGCAGTGTGGATTTTCTCAGTTCCCAACATTTGGATTAAAAGCTTGGAAAAACTC ATTTTACTTTGATTTTAGTGCCACTTACGTTGGGGCAGGAATGATCTGTTCCCATCTAGTGAACTTGTCTTTGCTTCTTGGTGCTGTGCTCTCATGGGGTGTAATGTGGCCCTTGATAAAGGGTCTTAAAGGAGAGTGGTTCCCTCAAAATTTATCAGAAAGCAGCATGAAAAGTCTAAATGGTTACAAG GTTTTCATTTCCATCGCTTTGATACTTGGAGATGGGCTCTATAACTTTCTCAAGATACTGTTTTTCACTGTTATAAGCGTCCATACCAAAATGAAGAACAAGACCCTGAAAACAT CTTTAAACAATCAAAATGAGACCCTTGATGATCTTAAAAGAAATGAGTTGTTTGTAAGAGACAGCATTCCTCTTTGGATGGCATGCGTTGGTTATTCTTTCTTTGCCCTCATTTCCAtcattgttatcccaaaaatgtTCCCTGAGCTCAAATGGTACTATGTGGTTATTGCCTATATTCTTGCACCTGCTCTGAGCTTCTGCAATGCTTATGGTGCTGGTTTAACAGACATGAACATGTCATTTAATTATGGTAAAGTGGCTCTTTTTGTTCTTGCTAGTCTGGCTGGAAAAGAAAATGGTGTGGTTGCAGGGCTTGTTGGTTGTGGTCTGATCAAGTCCATTGTGTCCATGTCATCGGATTTGATGCAAGATTTCAAGACCGGTCATCTCACTCTCACGTCTCCACGATCCATGCTTGTGAGCCAGGCTATCGGAACAGCAATAGGCTGTGTGGTGGCGCCTGTCACATTCTTCCTTTTCTACAAGGCCTTTAATGTAGGCGACCCGGATGGCGAATACAAAGCGCCATATGCTATAATCTATAGAAACATGGCAATTCTCGGTGTTCAAGGCTTTTCGGCATTGCCACAGCATTGCTTGCAACTCTGTTTTGGCTTCTTCGCATTCGCCATTGGAGCCAACCTTCTGAGAGATCTTTCGCCTAAGAATGTTGGTAAATGGGTTCCCCTTCCAATGGCCATGGCTGTTCCTTTCTTGGTTGGTGCTTACTTTGCCATTGACATGTGTGTGGGAagtttggttgtttttgtgtgGCAGAAGCTGGATAATAAGAATTCTGCTCTGATGATTCCTGCTGTTGCTTCTGGTTTGATTTGTGGAGATGGTTTGTGGATTCTTCCCTCATCAATACTTGCTTTGGCCAAGATTCGTCCTCCAATATGCATGCGCTTCTTGACACCGAACTAA